A stretch of the Bradyrhizobium arachidis genome encodes the following:
- a CDS encoding sterol desaturase family protein — protein sequence MSILLWAWQGVVGQLSTSLAWQSFAALMVLFLVLVAIEWKLEGHLSRYLEASFLTDIVYTVLIIGGVYAWIQQPVVSFLDQALRQHTPFLYMDLLRRLPEPIQLALFLLAVDFCRYWKHRALHVVPGLREVHSIHHSAENLNFLTAFRVHLLEYVIDGVITLLPAVLLGLPPEMWLPLYLSFILLNAIQHSDLDLSFGRLNRIFVSPRFHAVHHSDRRSHYDSNFGALFSFWDVLFGTAIFAAGRPARYGLPKLNIPGSFIGQLIFPVSSVLRRALRARSGSA from the coding sequence GTGAGCATTCTTCTCTGGGCATGGCAAGGCGTGGTCGGGCAGCTCAGCACGTCGCTGGCCTGGCAGAGCTTTGCCGCGCTGATGGTGCTGTTCCTGGTGCTCGTCGCTATCGAGTGGAAGTTGGAGGGCCACCTGTCGCGCTACCTTGAGGCGTCCTTCCTCACCGACATCGTCTACACCGTCCTGATCATCGGCGGCGTCTACGCCTGGATCCAGCAGCCGGTCGTCAGCTTTCTCGATCAGGCGCTGCGGCAGCACACGCCGTTCCTCTATATGGACCTGCTGCGCCGTCTGCCGGAGCCGATCCAGCTCGCGCTCTTCCTGCTGGCGGTCGATTTCTGCCGCTACTGGAAGCACCGCGCGCTGCATGTCGTGCCGGGCTTGCGCGAGGTCCACAGCATCCACCATTCCGCTGAAAACCTGAACTTCCTCACGGCATTCCGCGTCCATCTGCTCGAATATGTCATCGACGGCGTGATCACGCTGCTGCCGGCGGTGCTGCTGGGCCTGCCGCCCGAGATGTGGCTGCCGCTCTATCTGAGCTTCATCCTGCTCAACGCCATTCAGCACTCCGACCTCGATCTCAGCTTCGGCCGGCTCAACCGGATCTTTGTGTCGCCGCGCTTCCATGCCGTCCACCATTCGGACCGGCGCAGCCACTATGACAGCAATTTTGGCGCGCTGTTCAGCTTCTGGGACGTGCTGTTCGGCACGGCGATCTTTGCCGCAGGACGGCCGGCCCGCTACGGGCTGCCAAAGCTCAACATCCCCGGCTCGTTCATCGGCCAGCTCATCTTTCCCGTGAGTTCGGTGCTGCGGCGGGCGCTGCGCGCACGATCCGGCAGTGCGTAG
- a CDS encoding ABC transporter substrate-binding protein, producing MLFSRRLVLGLAMAGALALPARADGPTEIDLFFPVPVDGKLARDMGTLIKEFNETHPDVKATAVYTGSYDDTLIKTRAAIKAGKPPAAVIMSANFLLDMQIENELTNLDPLIAADGTTKAQFLGQFFPALHGNAVINRSVYGVPFHNSTPLLYINAEHAKEAGLDPDKPPQTFAEVTDWAKKLTKRDGDKVTRWGIAIPCAYDYCGWMMETLTMSNGGRYYNEEFGGEVYYDTPSMLGALTWWSDLVSKHKVHAPGATPGPAVSTSFISGNASMMMLSTGSLTYVRDNAKFPYKVAFIPRNVRNAVPIGGASLIIPAGLEAGKQKAAWTLIKWMTSPEKSGWWSRATGYFAPNMAAYKTPEMVEFLGKNPDAKTAVDQLEVAKPWFATYKTVPVRKTLEDEVMLVLNGKKQPKDALVAAQKAADELLKPYNAETALKLP from the coding sequence ATGCTGTTTTCCCGCAGGCTCGTGCTCGGCCTCGCCATGGCCGGGGCTCTCGCCCTTCCCGCTCGCGCGGACGGTCCGACGGAGATCGATCTGTTCTTCCCGGTCCCCGTCGACGGCAAGCTCGCCCGCGACATGGGCACACTGATCAAGGAGTTCAACGAGACCCATCCCGACGTCAAGGCGACCGCGGTCTACACCGGTTCCTACGACGACACGCTGATCAAGACGCGCGCCGCGATCAAGGCCGGCAAGCCGCCCGCGGCCGTGATCATGTCGGCGAACTTTTTGCTCGACATGCAGATCGAGAACGAGCTCACCAACCTCGATCCGCTGATCGCGGCCGACGGCACCACCAAGGCACAGTTCCTCGGCCAGTTCTTTCCGGCGCTGCACGGCAATGCCGTGATCAACCGCTCGGTCTACGGCGTGCCGTTCCACAACTCCACGCCGCTGCTCTACATCAACGCCGAGCATGCCAAGGAAGCCGGGCTCGATCCGGACAAGCCGCCGCAGACTTTTGCCGAAGTGACCGACTGGGCCAAGAAGCTCACCAAGCGCGACGGCGACAAGGTCACTCGCTGGGGCATCGCCATCCCCTGCGCCTATGATTATTGCGGCTGGATGATGGAAACGCTCACCATGTCCAATGGCGGGCGCTACTACAACGAGGAGTTCGGCGGCGAGGTCTATTACGACACGCCCTCGATGCTCGGCGCGCTCACCTGGTGGAGCGATCTCGTCAGCAAGCACAAGGTGCATGCGCCGGGCGCCACGCCGGGTCCGGCCGTGAGCACCTCCTTCATCTCGGGCAACGCCTCGATGATGATGCTCTCCACCGGCTCGCTCACCTATGTGCGCGACAACGCCAAATTCCCGTACAAGGTCGCGTTCATCCCGCGCAATGTCCGCAACGCCGTACCGATCGGCGGCGCCTCGCTGATCATCCCGGCGGGCCTCGAGGCCGGCAAGCAGAAGGCCGCGTGGACGCTGATCAAGTGGATGACCTCGCCCGAGAAGAGCGGCTGGTGGAGCCGCGCCACCGGCTATTTCGCCCCGAACATGGCCGCCTACAAGACACCGGAGATGGTCGAGTTCCTCGGCAAGAACCCGGACGCCAAGACCGCGGTCGACCAGCTCGAGGTCGCAAAGCCGTGGTTTGCGACCTACAAGACCGTTCCGGTGCGCAAGACCCTCGAAGACGAGGTGATGCTGGTCCTGAACGGCAAGAAGCAGCCGAAGGACGCCCTCGTCGCCGCGCAGAAGGCCGCCGACGAGCTACTCAAGCCGTACAACGCCGAGACGGCGCTGAAGCTGCCGTAA
- a CDS encoding carbohydrate ABC transporter permease, whose protein sequence is MKVTNPFKRLFADAPLATRGEITPKLGFALVVLIAAIWLIPFLWMGVATLRPPSDGINLMAELMPSFKPTLDNIRDAWEIGDFPRYFLNTTIICTGILLVQFVTVTLAGFAFARLSFAGKTLIFYLFLMQLMLVPVLLIVPNLTLVATLGLYDTLTGVMMPFFASAFGTFLMRQAFEAIPTELEDAALIDGASVFQRIRNIYVPLSLPSFSAFAIVSVTSHWNDFLWPLMVINSPDKRPLTVGLSVFTKTAEGTQAWGTIAAGTLIVIAPLLVTFLIFQKRFISSFVTSGIK, encoded by the coding sequence ATGAAGGTCACGAATCCCTTCAAGCGGCTGTTCGCGGACGCGCCGCTCGCCACCCGCGGCGAGATCACGCCAAAACTCGGCTTCGCCCTCGTGGTGCTGATCGCGGCTATCTGGCTGATCCCCTTCCTCTGGATGGGCGTCGCGACGCTGCGACCGCCATCTGACGGCATCAACCTCATGGCGGAGCTGATGCCGAGCTTCAAGCCTACGCTCGACAACATCAGGGATGCCTGGGAGATCGGCGATTTCCCGCGCTACTTCCTCAACACGACGATCATCTGCACCGGCATCCTGCTCGTGCAGTTCGTCACGGTCACGCTGGCGGGCTTTGCCTTTGCCCGGCTGTCGTTCGCCGGCAAGACGCTGATCTTCTATCTGTTCCTGATGCAGCTCATGCTGGTGCCGGTGCTGCTCATCGTGCCGAACCTGACGCTGGTCGCAACGCTCGGCCTCTACGACACGCTCACCGGCGTGATGATGCCGTTCTTCGCCTCGGCCTTCGGCACGTTCCTGATGCGCCAGGCTTTTGAGGCCATTCCGACCGAGCTCGAGGACGCCGCCCTGATCGACGGCGCCAGCGTCTTCCAGCGCATCCGCAACATCTATGTGCCGCTGTCGCTGCCGAGCTTCTCCGCCTTCGCCATCGTCTCGGTGACCAGTCATTGGAACGACTTCCTCTGGCCGCTGATGGTGATCAACTCCCCCGACAAGCGGCCGCTCACCGTCGGCCTGTCCGTCTTCACCAAGACGGCCGAAGGCACCCAGGCCTGGGGCACGATTGCCGCCGGCACGTTGATCGTGATCGCGCCGCTGCTCGTCACCTTCCTGATCTTCCAGAAGCGCTTCATCAGTTCCTTCGTCACGTCAGGCATCAAATAG
- a CDS encoding carbohydrate ABC transporter permease produces the protein MSLAEPAALPVAASAPPRLHILKRFSAGFKASLPAYLLLLPSLVFLALFTYGAMGRVFVDALYARATPKAPVRFVGLDNIAAVLADPAFAGAVVNNLIYAVGTAIPSIGLALLFALALARTNVITSALRAALFLPVLIPMVAASALFLFIFLPNVGLLDYYIGRLLPVLPNWLGDPDVALYAIMVITIWKNAGYYMLFFLAGLQAVPEDVMEAAHLDGASPWQRLRHIILPELRPTFLFVTVIATLNAVTQVDHVFVMTQGGPSNATNLVLFYVYQQAVEHYDIGKASAATLLTLAALMALTALSFRSIAKREGGP, from the coding sequence ATGAGCCTCGCTGAACCCGCGGCTCTCCCGGTCGCGGCGTCAGCGCCGCCGCGACTGCACATTCTCAAGCGGTTCTCCGCCGGCTTCAAGGCTTCGCTGCCGGCCTATCTGCTGCTGCTGCCCTCGCTGGTCTTCCTCGCGCTGTTCACCTATGGCGCGATGGGACGCGTCTTCGTCGATGCGCTCTACGCGCGCGCCACGCCCAAGGCGCCGGTCCGCTTCGTCGGCCTCGACAACATCGCAGCCGTGCTCGCCGATCCCGCCTTTGCCGGCGCGGTCGTCAACAATCTCATCTACGCCGTCGGCACCGCGATCCCGAGCATCGGACTTGCGTTGCTGTTCGCGCTGGCGCTGGCGCGCACGAATGTCATCACCAGCGCACTGCGCGCGGCGCTGTTCTTGCCGGTGCTGATCCCGATGGTGGCGGCCTCCGCGCTGTTCCTGTTCATCTTCCTGCCCAATGTCGGGTTGCTCGACTACTATATCGGCCGCCTGCTTCCGGTGCTGCCGAACTGGCTCGGCGACCCCGACGTCGCACTCTATGCGATCATGGTCATCACCATCTGGAAGAACGCCGGCTACTACATGCTGTTCTTCCTGGCCGGGCTTCAGGCGGTGCCCGAGGACGTCATGGAGGCGGCTCATCTCGACGGCGCCTCGCCGTGGCAACGGCTGCGTCATATCATCCTGCCGGAGCTGCGCCCGACCTTCCTGTTCGTCACCGTGATCGCCACGCTCAATGCGGTCACGCAGGTCGACCACGTCTTCGTCATGACCCAGGGCGGGCCGTCGAACGCCACCAATCTGGTGCTGTTCTACGTCTACCAGCAGGCCGTGGAGCATTACGACATCGGCAAGGCCTCGGCGGCAACGTTGCTGACGCTCGCAGCACTGATGGCACTCACCGCGCTCTCCTTCCGCTCCATCGCGAAGCGGGAGGGCGGGCCATGA
- a CDS encoding phosphodiesterase produces MPFKFIHLTDTHLAGPGQKLYGLDPRARLDAAIADINQHHADAAFTVVTGDLTHWGEPESYANFAGAMAALKMPYIAMVGNHDKRVACLDGLRSAPRDPNGFVQGTRTTEHGLFVFLDTLDETSHAGEMCAKRFGWLADTLAAAPAEMPFVVFMHHPPFPVGVHAMDEIALKQSAEFAEVIAPYRSRIRHLFFGHVHRPIFGSYGKIPFSTLRGTNHQVWFELDPKATDHLASHEPPAYGVVLIDQENLVVHSHDFLDQSLRFPFAAPAGMDDRDYALNFAAR; encoded by the coding sequence ATGCCTTTCAAATTCATCCACCTCACCGACACGCATCTCGCAGGTCCCGGACAGAAGCTCTATGGCCTCGATCCGCGCGCCCGGCTGGATGCCGCGATCGCCGACATCAACCAGCATCACGCCGACGCTGCCTTCACCGTCGTGACCGGCGACCTCACTCATTGGGGCGAGCCTGAATCCTACGCCAATTTCGCAGGCGCGATGGCCGCGCTGAAGATGCCCTACATTGCGATGGTCGGTAATCACGACAAGCGAGTGGCCTGCCTCGACGGGCTCAGGTCCGCGCCGCGCGATCCCAACGGTTTTGTGCAGGGCACGCGCACCACCGAGCACGGCCTGTTCGTCTTCCTGGACACGCTGGACGAGACCAGCCACGCCGGCGAGATGTGCGCCAAGCGTTTTGGCTGGCTTGCGGACACGCTTGCCGCGGCGCCCGCCGAGATGCCGTTCGTCGTCTTCATGCATCATCCGCCCTTCCCGGTCGGCGTTCACGCGATGGACGAGATCGCGCTGAAGCAGAGCGCGGAGTTCGCCGAGGTGATCGCGCCTTATCGTTCGCGCATCCGCCACCTCTTTTTCGGCCATGTGCACCGGCCGATCTTCGGCAGCTACGGCAAGATCCCCTTCTCCACCCTGCGCGGAACCAACCACCAGGTCTGGTTCGAGCTCGATCCGAAGGCCACGGATCATCTGGCGAGCCACGAGCCGCCGGCCTATGGCGTCGTGCTGATCGACCAGGAGAACCTGGTCGTGCACAGCCACGACTTCCTCGACCAAAGTCTGCGCTTCCCCTTCGCCGCACCGGCGGGAATGGATGATCGCGACTATGCGCTCAACTTCGCGGCGCGGTGA
- a CDS encoding REP-associated tyrosine transposase has protein sequence MSDYRRAFIPGGCWFVTVNLLDRRQALLTDQIEILRNAVAATRRSHPFGIEAFVVLPDHLHAIWRLPPGDANFSVRWRLIKTRFAKALPANERLSAVRASRNERGIWQRRYWEHLIRDEVDYARHVEYCYYNPVKHGHVSKVCDWPYSSFHRDVRAGLFPEDWGGDARLIGEFGERL, from the coding sequence ATGTCGGACTACCGCCGCGCGTTCATTCCCGGGGGATGCTGGTTCGTCACCGTGAACCTGCTCGATCGCCGCCAAGCTCTTCTGACGGACCAGATCGAAATCTTACGGAACGCAGTTGCCGCAACGCGCCGGAGCCATCCCTTCGGGATCGAAGCTTTTGTGGTTCTACCAGATCATCTGCATGCAATCTGGAGGCTTCCGCCGGGCGACGCCAATTTTTCGGTTCGCTGGCGGCTGATCAAGACCCGTTTTGCAAAAGCTCTGCCAGCGAACGAACGATTGAGCGCCGTCCGCGCCTCGCGGAACGAGCGCGGCATTTGGCAGCGCCGCTACTGGGAGCATCTCATCCGCGACGAGGTCGACTACGCGCGCCATGTCGAATATTGCTACTACAATCCTGTCAAGCACGGGCACGTCTCGAAGGTGTGCGACTGGCCGTACTCGTCATTTCATCGCGATGTACGCGCTGGATTGTTTCCGGAAGATTGGGGCGGTGACGCCCGGCTCATCGGCGAGTTCGGAGAGCGATTGTGA
- a CDS encoding YdiU family protein: MTVHFPFQNSYSALPDSFFARVAPTPVAAPRLIKLNRPLALQLGLDPDLLEMPEGAEILAGKLVPEGADPIAMAYAGHQFGQFVPQLGDGRAILLGEVIDRDGVRRDIQLKGSGPTPFSRRGDGRAALGPVLREYIVSEAMFALGIPTTRSLAAVVTGEHVLRETALPGAVLTRIASSHIRVGTFQFFAVRRDTDAIRKLADHVIARHYPELAGVERPYHALLAGVTARQADLVARWLLVGFIHGVMNTDNCSISGETIDYGPCAFMDAYDPAQVFSSIDEMGRYAYANQPRIALWNLTRLAECLLPLFADEQEKAIAEAQDILGAFSDQFSAAYQAGLRKKVGLFTERDGDEALIQDLLDAMAKNGADFTLTFRKLGEAAGDDAADVRAQFMEPAAFDEWAGRWRTRLAAEPQSASERRTAMHAVNPAFIPRNHRVEAVIQAAMRDNDFAPFEELVKVLARPFEDQPDYAAYADPPLPDQRVLQTFCGT; the protein is encoded by the coding sequence ATGACGGTCCATTTCCCCTTCCAAAACTCCTATTCGGCGCTGCCCGACAGCTTCTTTGCCCGCGTGGCGCCGACCCCCGTGGCCGCGCCCAGGCTGATCAAGCTGAATCGGCCGCTGGCGCTCCAGCTCGGGCTCGATCCGGATCTCCTGGAGATGCCGGAGGGCGCGGAAATCCTCGCCGGCAAGCTGGTGCCTGAGGGTGCCGACCCCATCGCCATGGCCTATGCCGGCCACCAGTTCGGGCAGTTTGTTCCCCAGCTCGGCGACGGGCGGGCGATCCTGCTCGGCGAGGTCATCGACAGGGATGGCGTTCGCCGCGACATCCAGCTCAAGGGAAGCGGCCCCACCCCGTTCTCCCGCCGCGGCGACGGGCGCGCGGCGCTCGGACCTGTGCTGCGGGAGTACATCGTCAGCGAAGCCATGTTCGCATTGGGCATTCCGACCACGCGCTCGCTTGCCGCCGTCGTCACCGGCGAGCACGTGCTGCGCGAGACCGCGCTGCCTGGCGCCGTGCTGACGCGTATTGCGTCCAGCCACATCCGTGTCGGCACCTTCCAGTTCTTTGCCGTCCGCCGCGACACCGACGCGATCCGAAAACTCGCCGATCACGTCATCGCCCGCCACTATCCGGAACTCGCGGGCGTCGAGCGTCCCTATCACGCCCTGCTCGCGGGTGTCACCGCGCGGCAGGCCGATCTCGTCGCGCGCTGGCTACTGGTCGGCTTCATCCATGGCGTGATGAACACCGACAACTGCTCCATCTCCGGCGAGACCATCGATTACGGCCCCTGCGCTTTCATGGATGCCTATGATCCCGCGCAGGTGTTCTCGTCGATCGACGAGATGGGCCGCTATGCCTATGCCAACCAGCCGCGCATCGCGCTGTGGAATCTGACCCGGCTCGCCGAATGCCTGCTGCCGCTGTTCGCCGACGAGCAGGAGAAGGCGATTGCCGAAGCGCAGGACATCCTCGGCGCGTTCTCGGACCAGTTCAGCGCCGCCTATCAGGCCGGCCTGCGCAAGAAGGTCGGCCTGTTCACGGAGCGCGACGGCGACGAGGCGCTGATCCAGGACCTGTTAGATGCCATGGCAAAGAACGGCGCCGACTTCACCCTCACCTTCCGCAAGCTGGGCGAGGCCGCCGGTGATGACGCCGCCGATGTCCGCGCGCAGTTCATGGAGCCCGCAGCCTTCGACGAATGGGCCGGACGCTGGCGCACCCGCCTCGCCGCCGAGCCGCAATCGGCGTCCGAACGACGCACCGCCATGCACGCAGTCAATCCCGCCTTCATCCCGCGCAACCACCGCGTCGAAGCCGTGATCCAGGCCGCCATGCGCGACAACGATTTTGCGCCGTTCGAGGAACTGGTGAAGGTGCTGGCAAGGCCGTTCGAGGATCAGCCGGACTATGCAGCCTACGCCGATCCGCCGCTGCCGGATCAGCGGGTGTTACAGACGTTTTGCGGGACGTGA
- the aspS gene encoding aspartate--tRNA ligase, with protein MHRYRSHTCGALRESNIGEKIRLSGWVHRVRDHGGVLFIDLRDHYGLTQCVVDPDSPAFSLAEKLRSEFVVKMDGKVRRRPEGTDNDDLPTGKVEVYVAEIEVLGPAGDLPLPVFGDQEYPEDIRLKYRFLDLRREKLHQNIMTRVAIIDSMRQRMKGQGFFEFNTPILTASSPEGARDFLVPSRIHPGKFYALPQAPQQYKQLLMMSGFDRYFQIAPCFRDEDPRADRLPGEFYQLDVEMSFVTQDDVFAAMEPVITGVFEEFAKGKPVTKGWRRIPFAEALRKYGSDKPDLRNPIEMQDVSEHFRGSGFKVFARMLEDPKNQVWAIPATGGGSRAFCDRMNSWAQGEGQPGLGYIMWREGGEGAGPLANNIGAERTAAIRAQLGVKEGDAAFFVAGDPDKFWKFSGLARNKVGEELNLTDKERFELAWIVDFPMYEYNEDDKKVDFSHNPFSMPQGGLDALKGQDPLTIKAFQYDITCNGYEIASGGIRNHVPEAMVKAFEIAGYGEQEVVERFGGMYRAFQYGAPPHGGMAAGVDRIVMLLCGTTNLREISLFPMNQQAMDLLMGAPSEATTKQLRELHVRVNLPQK; from the coding sequence ATGCATCGCTACCGGTCACATACATGCGGCGCGCTCCGCGAGAGCAACATCGGCGAGAAGATCCGCCTCTCGGGCTGGGTCCATCGCGTTCGCGACCATGGCGGCGTGCTGTTCATCGATTTGCGCGACCATTACGGCCTGACCCAGTGCGTGGTCGACCCGGACTCGCCGGCGTTCTCGCTCGCCGAGAAGCTGCGTTCCGAATTCGTGGTCAAGATGGACGGCAAGGTCCGCCGCCGCCCCGAGGGAACCGACAATGACGACCTGCCGACCGGCAAGGTCGAGGTCTATGTCGCCGAGATCGAGGTGCTGGGCCCGGCCGGTGACCTGCCGCTGCCTGTCTTCGGCGACCAGGAATACCCCGAGGATATCAGGCTGAAATACCGCTTCCTCGACCTGCGCCGCGAGAAGCTGCACCAGAACATCATGACGCGCGTTGCGATCATCGACTCCATGCGCCAGCGCATGAAGGGGCAGGGCTTCTTCGAGTTCAACACACCGATCCTGACCGCGTCCTCGCCGGAAGGCGCGCGCGACTTCCTCGTGCCGTCGCGCATCCATCCCGGAAAATTCTATGCGCTTCCGCAGGCGCCGCAGCAGTACAAGCAACTGCTGATGATGTCGGGTTTTGACCGCTATTTCCAGATCGCGCCCTGCTTCCGCGACGAGGACCCGCGCGCCGACCGTCTGCCGGGCGAGTTTTACCAGCTCGACGTCGAGATGAGCTTTGTCACGCAGGATGACGTCTTTGCGGCGATGGAGCCCGTCATCACCGGCGTGTTCGAGGAATTTGCCAAGGGCAAGCCGGTGACGAAAGGCTGGCGCCGGATCCCGTTCGCCGAAGCGCTGCGCAAATACGGCAGCGACAAGCCGGACTTGCGCAACCCGATCGAGATGCAGGACGTCTCCGAGCATTTCCGCGGCTCCGGCTTCAAGGTCTTTGCGCGCATGCTCGAAGACCCCAAGAACCAGGTCTGGGCGATCCCGGCTACGGGCGGCGGCTCACGCGCGTTCTGCGATCGCATGAACTCCTGGGCGCAGGGCGAGGGCCAGCCGGGTCTCGGCTACATCATGTGGCGCGAGGGCGGCGAGGGCGCTGGCCCGCTCGCGAACAACATCGGCGCTGAGCGCACGGCTGCGATCCGCGCGCAGCTCGGCGTCAAGGAGGGCGATGCCGCCTTCTTCGTCGCCGGCGATCCCGACAAGTTCTGGAAGTTTTCAGGCCTTGCCCGCAACAAGGTCGGCGAGGAGTTGAACCTCACCGACAAGGAGCGGTTCGAGCTCGCCTGGATCGTCGACTTCCCGATGTACGAGTACAACGAGGACGACAAGAAGGTCGACTTCTCGCACAACCCGTTCTCGATGCCGCAGGGCGGTCTCGACGCGTTGAAGGGCCAGGACCCGCTGACCATCAAGGCGTTCCAGTACGACATCACCTGCAACGGCTACGAGATCGCCTCGGGCGGCATCCGCAACCACGTGCCGGAAGCCATGGTGAAGGCGTTCGAGATCGCCGGCTATGGCGAGCAGGAAGTGGTCGAGCGCTTTGGCGGCATGTATCGCGCCTTCCAGTACGGCGCGCCGCCGCATGGCGGCATGGCAGCCGGCGTCGACCGCATCGTGATGCTGCTCTGCGGCACCACCAATCTGCGCGAGATCTCGCTGTTCCCGATGAACCAGCAGGCTATGGACCTCCTGATGGGCGCGCCGTCGGAAGCCACGACAAAGCAGCTCCGCGAGCTGCACGTGCGGGTGAACCTGCCGCAGAAGTGA